The stretch of DNA AGCTCGGTGCCCCTGGGCGCATCGATTGCCTTCAGATAGGCCGGCCGGGCTGCCGCGAGGTCGCCGTTTCTCAGGAGGATATCGCCCTGGATGAGATGGCTCAAACGGATTTTTGCATCGATAGCGGCCAACTCCCGGGCCGCTTGCAACGCTTCCCGGTAATTGCCCTGGTTGTAAAAGGTTAGCAGGGCCTGTTCCTGCCCGGTCGTGTCTGTGCGGAAAACACCGGTATAGACAGCCAAGCAAAGGGCGGCGATGATGACTGCCGCGGCGCCGGACAGTTTGGTCCAAAGCGGTAATCCCCGGCGTTTTTCCGGCGCACGGGCAACGACCTCCTCTGCTCCTGTCTGTCCGCGGCCTTTTTCCGCCCTGCCGGGCATGCTTTCGGTTGGTGCCGACCGGATGGACGTTTCCTGCGGACGGATCTGGTCCATGTAATTGAAGGTGGGATCGCCGTAAAGCAGGTAGCTGGCCCACACGATGGTTTCTTCGCCGTAACTGTCAATAAGGGATTGCCTTCCCCGTCGGACCGCTTCGCCGATGGTGGCACCGGACAAGAGATGCTTGTAGAAATGAAGGGCGAACTTACGGCCCGGTTCGTCCAGAATTTCCCAGAAGGTGCCGATGTAGTGTTTGACTCCGGAAAGAATTAATGCGTTAGCCAACCCAAAGATTTCATTGTGGAATCCATCTTTGAGAACCCATTCTTCTGTTCGGGCGGACTGGCAGGCGTTCGAAAAGACCAGGGCTGGCATGACGCCGCTTGCCGATAGTTGCATGAAGTCATCGGCTCTCAACGTCCCCTTGGAGAGTGACCACCCACTGCTCCCGGGGTTTATGTCGTCGTAGTAGGCGTGGCCTGCAAAATGGACAATGTCGAAGTTCTTCAGGTTGGGTATTAAGAGATCCGGCCTTATATCGTCTGAAAGCAGGGAGGCATTGAGCAGGTTCTGCTTCTGATCCATGAAATCCCGGAGTTCCAATCCTTCCCGGTAGGCGCTTTTCAAGTCGCCGCGTGGGTCTGCAAGAATCAGGGCTTTCAAGGGAGGGGCCAACGCGCGAAGTTTTATGCCGACCGTGGATTGGCGCGTTTTGACCAGGCGCCCCATGCTGAACCTCTGGCACAGGAATTGCTGGCCGTCGTGGAGCAGTTCCCAGGGGATCTGCACCAGTTTGTCATCGATGTTCACCGCCAGGTGCCCGGCTTTGGCAGACTGGAGATTTTCTTTGATTTTAGGGGTGAACAACTCATCCCGGAACACCTGTCCCAACTCCCTCAGCCGGAACAGGAGGCCTTGCGGTATGCGCCCTTCTCTATTGCAGGCGTTCAATGTTTCTACGATTTCATGACAGCGGGCGCCTATTTTTTCGATGGCTATGGGAATTTCTTCATATTGCCTGACCGTGCTGACTTCGCCGGGCTGTTGTTCGAAGGAACTGATCTTCAGCCGATTGTCTTCGCGGGTCACCTCCAGGTGCAGGATGCTGGGGCGCTGCCTGGCTCTTCGGTCGGTCCACTTATCGATGGATCGGACGGCGGGTTCGCTGGTGACGAGCGTCTCTGTGTGCCGCCAGATGACACGATAGAGTTCCAGGGGCTTTCCCTTGCCTTTCACCGCTACAGAGCCGTGGCGGCGGCAAAGGATTTCACTGCTGCCCCTGATATCGTCAAAGGTCGACCGGCTGACCAGTATCTGGTCGGGGTCCGCCTTGGTTTCGATGCGCGAAGCCACATTGACTACGTCGCCGGCGATATGGTCTTCATCAACCAGGGTGTTGCCGGTGTTGACGCCGATGGTCACGTGCAGTTCATCGGCGGGGTCGGTTTTCCGATTGTAAGCGGCCAGGCCTTCCTGGATGGCGATGCAGGCTTTGACAGCGTCCTCCGTCTTTTCGAAAGAGGACATAACGCCGTCGCCCATCAGGCTCAGCACCTTGCCTCCGTGGCTCTCGATAAGCGGCAAAACGATGTCGTTGTGCTTCTGGATCCAGGCCCGGCCGGCAATATCACCCCTGGTATCCATGAATTTGGTGTACCCGCAAACATCTGTGAACACGACCGACAATCGTTTGACGAATTTTTCCTGAAGAAGGTTATCGAGACGTTCACGCGCCCGCATGATATCTTCGATTTTTTCGCGCTGCGCGGCTTGAGCGCCTTCAGGTATGTCCTTTTTTTCAGGCATGGTTCTTCTCCCCGTAAGGAATTTGTCTATTTTAATGAAATATCCAAACCCGTTCCCATCGTATCCCGGGCGTTCATCGCTCCGGCATTGACGCCACCATGCGAAAGCCTCTGAAATCGGCTACAGCCGAGGGGCTGTGACCGTTGCGGGCGGCGCAACGCGCATAGTCTGCCTCCGCGTAACTCCAGGCAGCCCCCCGGTTGATCCTGATATTGTTCTGCCGGTCGTAAAACGTATGGCACCATTCGGATACATTGCCGGCCATGTCCATAACGCCATAGACCGATTCGTCCGGGGTGAAGCTTCCCACCGGGTCGGGCCCGTTGCGCTTTTTCTTTTTGGAGTTGGCCATGGAGCAAAACGTAAAGTCAAAATGATTGCCCCACGGAAAGTAGCGGCCGTCGACTCCCCGGGCGGCCTTTTCCCACTCCCACTCCTCCGGGAGGCGGAAAACCCATCCCTCCCGCTTGTGCCTGTGGGTCATCCATTTGCAGAATGCCCTGGCATCGTTCCAGGATATTCCCAGCACGGGCCAATTTTCCGGGAAGTTGTTTTCGTAGTGCGCGCCGACCTTTTTCCAGTACGGTCCGGATTTGGAAGCTTTGCGCGGGAGATACTTTTCGGCGGATCCGGGAATGCGCTTTTCCATGTCA from Deltaproteobacteria bacterium encodes:
- a CDS encoding CHAT domain-containing protein, which produces MPEKKDIPEGAQAAQREKIEDIMRARERLDNLLQEKFVKRLSVVFTDVCGYTKFMDTRGDIAGRAWIQKHNDIVLPLIESHGGKVLSLMGDGVMSSFEKTEDAVKACIAIQEGLAAYNRKTDPADELHVTIGVNTGNTLVDEDHIAGDVVNVASRIETKADPDQILVSRSTFDDIRGSSEILCRRHGSVAVKGKGKPLELYRVIWRHTETLVTSEPAVRSIDKWTDRRARQRPSILHLEVTREDNRLKISSFEQQPGEVSTVRQYEEIPIAIEKIGARCHEIVETLNACNREGRIPQGLLFRLRELGQVFRDELFTPKIKENLQSAKAGHLAVNIDDKLVQIPWELLHDGQQFLCQRFSMGRLVKTRQSTVGIKLRALAPPLKALILADPRGDLKSAYREGLELRDFMDQKQNLLNASLLSDDIRPDLLIPNLKNFDIVHFAGHAYYDDINPGSSGWSLSKGTLRADDFMQLSASGVMPALVFSNACQSARTEEWVLKDGFHNEIFGLANALILSGVKHYIGTFWEILDEPGRKFALHFYKHLLSGATIGEAVRRGRQSLIDSYGEETIVWASYLLYGDPTFNYMDQIRPQETSIRSAPTESMPGRAEKGRGQTGAEEVVARAPEKRRGLPLWTKLSGAAAVIIAALCLAVYTGVFRTDTTGQEQALLTFYNQGNYREALQAARELAAIDAKIRLSHLIQGDILLRNGDLAAARPAYLKAIDAPRGTELQKAGALIGLGRLASLDNRRDDALRYYEQASQAAPESSQGYISQAMLLSQNGDERAALDLLEKARTHNPQDSVLAAVTQQTRRRLEIANDKQQQERIDQLVQDLLKSMGQPSRALPTDGWSSQPLSVWIMDFKTRGYSTQEGEDTLLLAGITDQLLENGRVQIVERALLDKLLGELKLGSSELADRRTALAVGKLIAARLIVPGTIVTSGPHTQVSLRLIETETGRITAAVNETVGSAVPISELAERIAGKLQAKLDENYPLRGKIDRLEGDTVWLNIGANVGVVEGQRYKAVNRDTVIEVIAIAPEECAAHVVEGASSVDAGLPFEITKQ